One window from the genome of Cryptomeria japonica chromosome 6, Sugi_1.0, whole genome shotgun sequence encodes:
- the LOC131033179 gene encoding bark storage protein A-like, whose translation MNPAFTNVAVLLVVLFSNVVAAIPANKHALRIIRQINREGPRIAVLTVYPPEEKAFFAAGLLKPHSKYPSVDLSGRTFRIGTIYNKKIVYVRCGVGLLNAGVTTQMLADLFNIVGVVHFGIAGNANSSLSVGDVTVPKYVAHTGLWHWLKANGKEETNNVGHLDVGDYNVPQGNKTNLLGKISYDPEDFYKENGTPNIPEDLFWAETSQEWFENASKFLNGFKLVSCLNKTFCLPRPANIVFGQKASSANIFVDNGSYREFLVSHFNVSSVDEESAAVVMTSLSNKLKVIVFRGLSDLAGAQEGENSIHEFGPLAAKNAVRASLEFIRKFPNFTP comes from the exons ATGAACCCAGCATTCACAAATGTGGCAGTATTATTAGTAGTGTTGTTTTCAAATGTTGTTGCAGCTATTCCTGCAAACAAACATGCTTTGAGAATAATTCGTCAGATCAACAGGGAAGGCCCAAGGATTGCTGTGCTCACTGTTTACCCACCAGAAGAGAAGGCTTTCTTTGCTGCAGGACTCCTCAAACCCCATTCTAAATACCCTTCTGTAGATTTATCTG GTAGGACATTTCGCATTGGAACAATATACAACAAGAAGATTGTTTATGTGCGATGCGGCGTAGGACTT TTGAATGCAGGGGTGACAACCCAGATGTTAGCAGATCTGTTTAACATAGTAGGTGTCGTAcactttggcattgctggcaaCGCAAACTCCTCCCTTTCAGTAGGAGATGTCACAGTGCCGAAGTATGTGGCTCACACAGGATTATGGCATTGGCTG AAAGCCAATGGAAAGGAGGAGACAAATAATGTGGGGCACTTGGATGTGGGAGACTACAATGTTCCCCAAGGAAATAAAACTAATCTCTTGGGAAAGATTTCCTATGACCCAGAGGACTTTTACAAGGAAAATGGGACACCCAATATACCAGAGGACTTATTCTGGGCTGAAACAAGTCAGGAATggtttgaaaatgcaagcaaattTCTTAAT GGTTTCAAATTGGTATCCTGCTTGAACAAAACTTTTTGTCTTCCAAGGCCAGCTAACATTGTCTTTGGGCAGAAGGCATCATCTGCAAATATTTTTGTAGATAATGGTTCTTACAGGGAGTTTCTTGTAAGCCACTTTAATGTTTCCTCTGTTGATGAAGAGAGTGCAGCAGTGGTTATG ACCAGCCTGTCAAATAAATTAAAAGTCATTGTTTTCAGAGGTTTGTCTGACTTGGCTGGAGCACAGGAGGGTGAGAATTCAATACATGAATTTGGACCCCTTGCAGCTAAGAATGCTGTGAGAGCTTCACTGGAGTTCATAAGGAAATTCCCTAATTTTACACCCTGA